One window of Entelurus aequoreus isolate RoL-2023_Sb linkage group LG06, RoL_Eaeq_v1.1, whole genome shotgun sequence genomic DNA carries:
- the LOC133651561 gene encoding E3 SUMO-protein ligase ZBED1-like has translation MKTEERHFAEACAEQFQTVACKWEIERKVTTIGTDSARNMIAAARILPYEHMPCIAHVIQRSITVSLADSGFVPALAKCRKIVGHFKHSPANLTELNAEQVKLGQQQEPLIQDVPTRWNSTLEMVKRIIPNQAAIKATLDQQQHNLVMLTPAEWDKLQRLETLLEPCRYVTQILGGEAYVSCSVVLPALCHLHRVMETSDEDPAYMIRFKTKFKDDLGSRQEHTNNAWLKIATALDPRFKDLKSVPKADREEVWTKLGGLLRESPGRPSHTTEDGPPKKKMNLLLQLGSDSESDEEVQPDRALHRYRAEPTIEMTDCPLQWWSSHAGAHDKLAPLARKYLATPASSVPCERLFSLAGHIVQKKRSALLSENVDKLVCLSNWLKDE, from the exons atgaaaacggaagaacgccactttgcagaggcatgtgcagaacagtttcaaactgtggcatgcaagtgggaaattgaaagaaaagttacaaccattgggactgacagtgcacgcaatatgattgctgcggctcgtattctaccatacgagcatatgccctgtatcgcgcacgtcatacagagaagcatcactgtgagtctcgctgacagcggatttgttcctgcattagccaagtgtcgcaagattgtgggacattttaaacacagcccggcaaacttaacggagctgaatgcagagcaggtgaaactcggacagcagcaggagccactgatccaagacgttccaacgcggtggaattccacacttgaaatggtcaaacgcatcatccccaatcaagcagcaataaaagcaaccctggatcaacagcagcataatctcgtcatgctgacgccagcagaatgggataaactccagagactggagacccttctagagccctgccg gtatgtgactcagatcctgggtggggaggcctacgtctcctgctcagtggtactacctgccctctgccacttacaccgtgtaatggaaacttctgatgaggaccctgcatacatgattagatttaagaccaaattcaaagacgacctaggctcccgccaagaacacaccaacaatgcatggctcaagattgcaaccgcactggacccacgttttaaggacttgaaaagtgtgcccaaggcagacagagaggaggtgtggaccaaacttggaggccttctgcgtgaatcacctggaagaccttcacacactactgaagatgggccacccaagaagaaaatgaaccttcttctacagctgggctcagattcagaatcagatgaagaggtacagcctgacagagccttacacaggtacagagcagagcccaccattgaaatgacggactgtcccttgcagtggtggtcatctcatgcaggagcccatgacaagctggctccgttggctcggaaatatctagccactcctgcatcctcagttccctgtgaaagactcttctcacttgccggtcacattgtgcaaaagaagcggtcagctttactctcagaaaatgtggacaaattggtttgcctcagtaactggctaaaggatgaatag